GCCCCGCCACAGGTCGCGCAGCGCGGGACGGTCCTTCAGCTCCGTGTACGCGGTCTTGTGCGGGTAGGCGTAGACGTACGCCTCGTACGGCCGGACGGGGCTCACGGTGGCGGCGGGCGCGGTCATGCGGACGGCTCCAGGAAGAAGTGGGAGTACGGCACGGTCCACACGGCCTCGTGGCCGATGCGGTGACCGGTGTAGCCGTCGTCGCCGTAGGCCGTGCCGTGGTCCGAGCAGACGATGGCGAAGCAGCGGCGGCGGGAGCTCATCGCGGCGAACAGCCGGCCGACGTGCCGGTCCACGTACTCCAGGGCGGCGGCGTGGGTGGAGCGGCTGTCCCCGGCCTCGCGGGTCGCGCCGGGCAGGTGGAACCAGTTGGGCTGGTGCAGCGCGGAGACGTTGAGGAAGAGGAACAGCCGCTGCTCCGCGGGAAGTCCGGCGACGATCCGCTCGGCCCGCGCGACCTGCGCCTCGAAGGAGACGGGCGAAGCGACCCCGAACTCCGGCTCCCAGTGGCTCTCCTGGAACAGGCCCGGCAGGACGCCGCCGAGCGCCCCCTGCTTGTTGAAGAAACCGACGCCGCCGACGCACACCGTGCGGTACCCGGCCGCGGCGAGGCCCGACACGAGATCCGGCGTGTCGAAGACGTAGGTGCGCCCGGCGGTCGTCTCGCTGCCCGCGAACCGGGCGGCGAACAGCCTCGGGTGCGGGCCCGGTTCGGCCGGGGTGGGCAGGAACCCGGCGAACATCGCCTGGTGGGAGGCGTAGGTGAAGCTGCCCGGGGCGTGCCGCTTCTCCCAGGCGCCGCCGGGCAGGTGGCGGGCCAGGTTCGGTATGCGCCCGGCGGCGGCCAGTTCGGCGGCCACGTCGTGGCGCAGGGTGTCGAGCGTGAGCAGGAGCAGGTCGTCGCGGCCCACTACCTCGTTCATGTCCGGCAGCTCGGTGACGCCGGGGCGGCCGGGCGTGCCGGGGCCTTCCGGGGGGCCGGGGACATCACGGGGGCCGGTGGCTCCGGGGATGCCGGTGGCTCCGGGGATGCCGGGTGTGCCGCAGGCTTCGGGGGTGTGGCTGCTGTCAGGCGGGTGCACGGTGGTTCCTCGTGTAATGGCGCTGTACGGCGGCGACCTGCGCCGCGTAGGTGTCGAGGCCCTCGGCGCCGCTGCCGGGCAGGCCGGTGAGGCCGGGCAGGAGGTCGCCGAAGGCGTTGACCTCGGCGACGGCGAACCGGCGCCAGCCGACCACGGGGAGCAGGTCCACTCCGACGCAGAGCGTGCCGGGGAAGCAGGCGGCGGCCCGCTCGCAGATCTCCAGGGCGTCGGCCCAGCGGGGTCCCGCGGCGGCCGTCACGGCGGCCAGGTCGCCGCGCTCGCCGCCGAGGTGGAGGTTGGTCATGGGCGACCGGCTGGTGCGGGCGACCGCGTGGGTGGCCCTCCCTCCGACCACGACGACCCGCAGGTCCGTCACGCGGCCGTCCAGGGACGCCTTGGGCCACCACCGTTCGATGTGCAGCCCGTCGGGGGCGAGGGCGTCGGCGAGTGCGGCGACCTCCCGTTCGCCGTCGAGGCGGCGGACCCGCAGCGAGTTGTGGAGGCTGCCGTCGCCGGTCGTCTCCACGGAGGTGGTCGCCCTGACCCGGCCGCGCCCGGCCGTCTCGACGGCGACCACACCGGACGCGGAGGACCCGTGGGCGGGCTTGAGGAACACGCGCGGCATGCCGTGCGCGTCCATCAGGGCCCGGATGTCGTCCCAGCCGCGCACCGGGACGGCGCCGCCGGACGTGGGGGACCCCGGGACCGGCACCCCGGCCCGGTCCAGGACGGCGTGGCAGCGCCGCTTGTCGAACAGTACGGCCAGCTCGTCGGGGTCGTCGAGGCGTACGCCTCCCCGCAGCGTCCGCACGGCGGCGGTGAACCGCTCGTACCAGCGGGCGCCGCCCTCGACGCGCGTCGGGTCGTCCAGCCCGCGCAGGACCCGGTCCACCTCGGCGTTCTCGCCGGGCGACTCGAGCCGTACGACCTCGTCGGGCGCGAAGTCGGCGCCGCCGTCGCGCAGGACGGCCGCCCACGGCACGACGCGCGGCGCGGGCAGCCCGGCCTCCCGTACGGCGCGGTCGAACAGGGCGACGCGGCGGTTCTCCGGGTTGCCGACGACCGCCCAGCGCGGCGGCGCTTCCTCCGTCATGGCCGGTCCGTCACTCGCCGACGGCGACGAACCGCCAGGTGCGGCCGTCCCACTCGTCTTCCTCGGCGTGTCCGCGGTCCAGGTCGAGGACGACCCCGGCGGGCTCCAGCGTGTCCCGCAGACGCCGCTGCATCGGCTCGCTGATGTAGTTGTGGTGCAGGTCGAGCTTCTTGAGGTGGGTGAGCGGCTGTCCGCCGAGCAGGGCCGTCGCGCCCTCGTCCGTGAGGACGCCCATCGACAGGTCGAGCACGTCCAGCCGGGCGACGACGGGCGCGGAGGCGACGGCCGTGGCGATGGCGTCCTCGATGTCGCTGTTGCGCAGGCCCAGGTGGCGCAGGCCGGGCAGGC
This genomic window from Streptomyces thermolilacinus SPC6 contains:
- a CDS encoding STM4013/SEN3800 family hydrolase, with protein sequence MNEVVGRDDLLLLTLDTLRHDVAAELAAAGRIPNLARHLPGGAWEKRHAPGSFTYASHQAMFAGFLPTPAEPGPHPRLFAARFAGSETTAGRTYVFDTPDLVSGLAAAGYRTVCVGGVGFFNKQGALGGVLPGLFQESHWEPEFGVASPVSFEAQVARAERIVAGLPAEQRLFLFLNVSALHQPNWFHLPGATREAGDSRSTHAAALEYVDRHVGRLFAAMSSRRRCFAIVCSDHGTAYGDDGYTGHRIGHEAVWTVPYSHFFLEPSA
- a CDS encoding STM4014 family protein, whose protein sequence is MTEEAPPRWAVVGNPENRRVALFDRAVREAGLPAPRVVPWAAVLRDGGADFAPDEVVRLESPGENAEVDRVLRGLDDPTRVEGGARWYERFTAAVRTLRGGVRLDDPDELAVLFDKRRCHAVLDRAGVPVPGSPTSGGAVPVRGWDDIRALMDAHGMPRVFLKPAHGSSASGVVAVETAGRGRVRATTSVETTGDGSLHNSLRVRRLDGEREVAALADALAPDGLHIERWWPKASLDGRVTDLRVVVVGGRATHAVARTSRSPMTNLHLGGERGDLAAVTAAAGPRWADALEICERAAACFPGTLCVGVDLLPVVGWRRFAVAEVNAFGDLLPGLTGLPGSGAEGLDTYAAQVAAVQRHYTRNHRAPA